From one Formosa sediminum genomic stretch:
- a CDS encoding transporter codes for MKIYITIILCAIPLLSMAQYTDVINSNRPGVSKSAYAVGVNVIQVEAGPYYIKEKHDPLNYDVSGAGVDFAARYGLLWEPLEIIVDGTFQADTQTYHSSIIDDEISRSNMKYFSMGAKYLVYDPNKKAGEDKPNLYSWKANRKFKWSRLIPAVSIYAGANYDTEFNPYTPYGIEGFSPKIGINTQHNFTNGWVFIMNLYKNRIGMEDSYGTDASDLQYIFTLTHSFGQKWVAFGEYQGIKNDFYADDLFRLGGAYLFSKDLQFDTALTFNVKDTPSVFSLNFGASYRLDLHKDKVIDNNENGTSAQKEAERLNNKDYYKFGEDEDAAPTEYKMD; via the coding sequence ATGAAAATCTATATTACTATTATTTTATGTGCCATCCCACTTTTAAGCATGGCACAATATACAGATGTTATTAATTCAAATCGTCCTGGTGTGTCTAAAAGCGCATATGCTGTAGGAGTAAATGTTATTCAGGTAGAAGCTGGTCCTTATTATATTAAGGAAAAACACGATCCGTTAAATTATGACGTTAGTGGGGCTGGTGTAGATTTTGCTGCACGTTATGGATTACTGTGGGAACCTTTAGAAATTATTGTAGATGGTACATTTCAAGCCGATACACAAACTTATCACAGTTCTATAATAGATGATGAAATTTCACGCTCTAACATGAAATACTTTTCTATGGGAGCAAAATATTTAGTTTACGATCCAAATAAAAAAGCAGGAGAAGACAAACCAAACCTGTACAGTTGGAAAGCGAATAGAAAGTTTAAATGGAGCCGTTTAATTCCGGCTGTTTCAATTTATGCTGGAGCAAATTACGATACAGAATTTAATCCTTATACACCATACGGAATTGAAGGTTTTAGTCCTAAAATAGGAATTAATACTCAACATAACTTTACTAATGGCTGGGTTTTTATAATGAACTTATATAAAAACCGTATTGGTATGGAAGATAGTTATGGTACTGACGCTTCAGATTTACAATACATTTTTACATTAACACATAGTTTTGGGCAAAAATGGGTGGCTTTTGGTGAATATCAAGGCATTAAAAATGATTTTTATGCTGATGATTTATTTCGTTTAGGTGGTGCCTATTTATTTAGTAAAGATTTACAATTTGATACAGCTTTAACATTTAATGTAAAAGATACCCCTTCTGTATTTAGCCTAAATTTTGGTGCATCTTACCGTCTAGATTTACATAAAGATAAAGTTATAGATAATAATGAAAACGGGACATCGGCACAAAAAGAAGCTGAACGCTTAAATAATAAAGATTATTATAAGTTTGGTGAAGATGAAGACGCAGCACCAACAGAATATAAAATGGATTAA
- a CDS encoding S9 family peptidase gives MKKNIHPPIAKKIPEKLVAHNDVRIDNYFWLNDRENEDVIAYLNAENEYTKHKMAHTEQFQNDLFQEMKSRIKEDEESVPYKLNGYWYITRYEKGKDYPVYTRKKDTLEAPEEILFDCNEMAKGFSYFKLGGISISQDNTLAAFSVDTVSRRQYTIQIKNLITGEVYEDKILNTTGSATWANDNVTLFYTRKDDVTLRSNKIFKHKLHANLEDEEVFHETDETYNTFVYKTKSNKFIVIGSASTLTSEYRFVNADTPDQEFKIFQERVRELDYAIAHYKDSFYIITNADGATNFKLLKTNEIQTEKEFWVEVLPHRKDVLLEDIEIFKDYLVVSERENGLNNIRIISWDGTEDYYLPFDSETYTANTGNNPDFDSEFLRYSYNSLTTPSSVIDYNFKTKTKVVKKEQVVLSDTFNKDNYTSKRIWATARDGVKVPVSLVYKKGLKLNGENPLLLYAYGSYGSTIDPYFSSIRLSLLDRGFIYAIAHIRGGEYLGRDWYENGKLLTKLNTFYDFIDCTKHLITENYTSEKHMYAYGGSAGGLLMGAIINMNPELYRGVIAAVPFVDVVTTMLDDTIPLTTGEYDEWGNPNEEAYYNYMKSYSPYDNVEAKAYPNMLVTTGLHDSQVQYWEPAKWVAKLRDVKTDDNLLLFKIDMDAGHGGASGRFESLKEVALEYAFLFELEGINC, from the coding sequence TTGAAAAAAAATATTCACCCCCCAATAGCAAAGAAAATACCTGAGAAATTAGTAGCTCATAACGATGTGAGAATCGATAATTATTTTTGGTTAAATGATAGAGAAAATGAAGACGTTATTGCGTACCTAAATGCTGAAAACGAGTATACCAAGCATAAAATGGCCCATACAGAACAATTTCAAAACGATTTGTTCCAAGAAATGAAGTCAAGAATTAAAGAAGATGAAGAGTCTGTACCTTATAAACTTAATGGCTACTGGTATATTACACGATATGAAAAAGGTAAAGATTATCCCGTTTATACGAGAAAGAAAGATACATTAGAAGCGCCAGAAGAAATTCTTTTTGATTGTAACGAAATGGCTAAAGGCTTTTCTTATTTTAAACTCGGAGGAATTTCTATTAGTCAAGATAACACCTTAGCTGCATTTTCTGTAGATACCGTAAGTAGAAGACAATATACTATCCAGATTAAAAATTTAATTACAGGTGAAGTTTACGAAGATAAAATTTTAAATACAACCGGTAGTGCGACTTGGGCTAATGATAATGTAACTTTGTTTTACACACGAAAGGATGATGTTACACTGCGTTCAAACAAAATTTTCAAACATAAATTACACGCAAATTTAGAAGATGAGGAAGTGTTTCATGAAACAGATGAAACCTACAATACATTTGTATATAAAACAAAATCTAATAAGTTTATAGTTATTGGCTCTGCTAGCACATTAACTTCAGAATATCGCTTTGTAAATGCAGACACGCCAGATCAAGAATTCAAAATTTTTCAGGAACGTGTTCGTGAGTTAGACTATGCGATTGCACATTATAAAGACAGTTTTTACATAATTACAAACGCAGATGGTGCTACTAATTTTAAACTTTTAAAAACTAACGAAATTCAAACAGAAAAAGAGTTTTGGGTAGAAGTTTTACCACATCGCAAAGATGTATTACTTGAAGATATCGAGATTTTTAAAGATTATTTAGTTGTTAGTGAACGGGAAAATGGCTTAAATAATATTAGAATAATAAGCTGGGATGGCACCGAAGATTATTATTTACCATTTGATAGCGAAACGTATACTGCAAATACAGGAAATAACCCCGATTTTGATAGCGAATTTTTACGCTATAGTTATAATTCGTTAACCACACCAAGTTCTGTTATAGACTATAATTTTAAAACAAAAACTAAAGTTGTAAAAAAAGAACAAGTGGTATTAAGCGATACATTTAATAAAGATAATTATACCTCCAAACGTATTTGGGCAACTGCTCGAGATGGTGTTAAAGTCCCTGTGTCTTTAGTGTATAAAAAAGGTTTAAAACTAAATGGTGAAAATCCATTATTACTTTATGCATATGGATCATATGGATCTACAATCGATCCTTATTTTTCAAGTATTAGATTAAGTTTACTAGATCGCGGTTTTATATATGCAATAGCACATATTAGAGGCGGTGAATATTTAGGACGCGATTGGTACGAAAATGGAAAATTGCTTACTAAACTCAATACGTTTTACGATTTTATAGACTGTACTAAGCATTTAATAACTGAGAACTATACATCAGAAAAACATATGTATGCTTATGGTGGTTCTGCAGGTGGTTTATTAATGGGAGCAATAATTAATATGAATCCAGAGTTATACCGTGGGGTTATAGCTGCTGTGCCATTTGTAGATGTTGTGACCACCATGTTAGATGATACCATACCATTAACCACTGGAGAATATGACGAGTGGGGAAACCCAAATGAAGAAGCATATTACAATTATATGAAATCGTATTCGCCATATGATAATGTTGAAGCAAAAGCCTATCCAAATATGTTAGTCACAACAGGGTTACACGATTCTCAAGTGCAATATTGGGAGCCTGCAAAGTGGGTTGCAAAGTTAAGAGATGTTAAAACTGATGATAACCTCTTGTTGTTTAAAATTGATATGGATGCAGGGCATGGTGGAGCTTCCGGGCGTTTTGAAAGTTTAAAAGAAGTAGCTTTAGAGTATGCTTTTTTATTTGAATTAGAAGGAATAAACTGTTAA
- a CDS encoding DUF4834 family protein — MLQYASAPGLMRTILIILLIWFGGKILLRLFSPLIMQFFARKVEEKFGSQFNSNQQKRQHSQPEGEVVIDKMPKQETSNKNVGEYVDYEEID, encoded by the coding sequence ATGCTTCAATACGCTTCGGCGCCAGGTTTAATGAGAACGATATTAATAATTTTATTGATTTGGTTTGGCGGAAAGATACTATTAAGACTTTTCTCCCCTTTAATCATGCAGTTTTTTGCAAGAAAAGTTGAAGAAAAATTTGGATCTCAATTTAATTCTAATCAACAAAAACGACAACACTCTCAGCCAGAAGGAGAAGTCGTTATTGATAAGATGCCAAAACAAGAAACTTCAAATAAAAATGTAGGTGAATATGTAGATTACGAAGAAATTGATTAA
- a CDS encoding peroxiredoxin gives MSTIRLGDEAPNFTAKSTEGEINFHEWLGHSWGILFSHPADYTPVCTTELGTVAKYKDQFDKRNVKVVALSVDGLESHKGWVNDINETQDTTVNFPIIADEDRKVSELYDMIHPNANDKLTVRSVFVIDPDKKVKLIITYPASTGRNFEELLRVIDSLQLTAYHKVATPANWKSGDDCVVSPSIESKDIPGIFPKGYTEIKPYLRMTPQPDLK, from the coding sequence ATGTCAACAATAAGATTAGGAGACGAAGCTCCAAATTTCACAGCAAAATCTACAGAAGGAGAAATTAATTTTCATGAATGGTTAGGTCATAGTTGGGGGATATTATTTTCTCATCCAGCAGATTATACACCAGTTTGTACTACAGAGTTAGGAACCGTCGCTAAATATAAAGATCAGTTCGATAAGCGCAATGTAAAAGTGGTTGCTTTAAGTGTAGATGGACTAGAATCTCATAAAGGTTGGGTAAACGATATTAATGAAACTCAAGATACAACGGTTAATTTTCCAATTATAGCAGACGAAGACCGTAAAGTGTCTGAGTTGTATGATATGATTCATCCAAATGCAAATGATAAACTAACTGTCCGCTCTGTATTTGTAATAGACCCAGATAAAAAAGTTAAACTTATTATTACTTATCCAGCGTCTACAGGTCGTAATTTTGAGGAACTTTTAAGAGTAATAGACTCTTTACAATTAACAGCTTATCATAAAGTAGCGACACCTGCAAACTGGAAAAGCGGAGACGATTGTGTGGTTTCTCCAAGTATAGAATCTAAAGATATTCCTGGTATTTTTCCTAAAGGGTATACAGAAATAAAACCATATTTAAGAATGACACCGCAACCGGATTTAAAATAA
- a CDS encoding GTP cyclohydrolase: MIILKEVQTKKELKDFVKFPFELYKGSPYWVPPIISQEMEVFNKDKNPIFNDASATLYVALKDHKIVGRIAIIINKLDLKQSHNKIRFGWFDVIDDIEVTKALLDKVNEIGKANNLEYMEGPIGFSNLDKVGVLTEGYDHIGSMITWYNYPYYVEHLVKLGLVQEKEYQENKFPFSNVKPEFFKRMNELVKKRYGLRPLNFTKTEDLMPYVDQMFDLFNTSYSELASFVEITEIQKAYFKKKFISFINPEFIKFVMDENDNMIAFAVVMPSFAEALQKANGKLFPFGFLHLLKAKKECKTVSFYLIGVEPKYKNKGVTAIIFNEYYETLKPLGVKYCIRTPELEENFASHQIWKHFKATTYKRRKTYRKNLE; the protein is encoded by the coding sequence ATGATTATATTAAAAGAAGTACAAACTAAGAAAGAATTAAAAGATTTCGTGAAATTTCCATTCGAATTATATAAAGGATCCCCGTATTGGGTTCCGCCTATAATTTCTCAAGAAATGGAAGTCTTTAACAAAGACAAAAATCCAATATTTAATGATGCTTCTGCTACGCTATATGTTGCTTTAAAAGACCATAAAATAGTAGGGAGAATTGCTATAATTATTAATAAATTAGATTTAAAACAATCACATAATAAAATTAGATTTGGCTGGTTTGATGTTATAGACGATATAGAAGTTACCAAAGCATTACTAGATAAAGTAAACGAAATTGGAAAAGCGAATAATTTAGAATATATGGAAGGTCCTATAGGATTTTCTAACTTAGATAAAGTAGGAGTATTAACAGAAGGATACGACCATATTGGATCTATGATTACGTGGTACAATTACCCGTATTATGTAGAACATCTTGTTAAATTAGGCTTAGTACAAGAAAAAGAATATCAGGAAAATAAATTTCCATTTTCAAATGTGAAACCAGAATTCTTTAAAAGAATGAATGAATTGGTAAAAAAGCGCTACGGTTTACGGCCTTTAAATTTTACAAAAACAGAAGATTTAATGCCTTACGTAGATCAAATGTTTGATTTATTCAATACTAGTTATTCTGAATTGGCTTCTTTTGTCGAAATTACAGAAATCCAAAAAGCTTATTTTAAGAAAAAATTTATTTCATTTATCAATCCAGAATTTATCAAATTTGTTATGGATGAAAATGATAATATGATTGCCTTTGCAGTGGTTATGCCCTCTTTTGCTGAAGCATTACAAAAGGCTAATGGTAAATTATTCCCTTTTGGATTTCTACATTTATTAAAAGCTAAAAAAGAATGTAAAACTGTTTCTTTTTATTTAATTGGTGTAGAACCTAAGTATAAAAATAAAGGAGTAACCGCAATTATATTTAACGAATATTACGAAACACTAAAACCTTTAGGTGTAAAATACTGTATTCGTACTCCAGAATTGGAAGAAAATTTTGCATCTCACCAAATTTGGAAACATTTTAAAGCCACAACATATAAGCGTAGAAAAACATATCGCAAAAATTTAGAATAA
- a CDS encoding YbaB/EbfC family nucleoid-associated protein → MFGDLMGMMGKLKETQQKVEETKKRLDTVLVDEQSNDGKIKVTLTANRKIKAIEVDQSLLEDKEELEDYLILTLNKAIDKATKINEAELGAVAKDGMPDIPGMDMFK, encoded by the coding sequence ATGTTTGGAGACCTAATGGGTATGATGGGTAAGTTAAAAGAAACCCAACAGAAAGTGGAAGAAACTAAAAAACGATTAGATACCGTTTTAGTAGATGAGCAAAGTAACGACGGAAAAATAAAAGTTACGTTAACAGCAAACAGAAAAATTAAAGCTATTGAAGTAGACCAATCGTTACTTGAAGATAAAGAGGAACTAGAAGATTATTTAATATTGACCTTAAACAAAGCCATAGATAAAGCGACTAAAATAAATGAAGCAGAATTAGGGGCTGTTGCTAAAGACGGTATGCCAGATATTCCTGGAATGGATATGTTTAAATAA
- a CDS encoding YfhO family protein encodes MSFSIKRFLPHLLVFIGFVILSLAYFSPVLKGKEIFQSDIMHYIGMSKQQKDFKAQTGEETYWTNSAFGGMPTYQLGAKYPHNYIKSLDLAIRFLPRPADYLFLYLIGFYVLLLTLKVDFKLAALGALAFGFSTYLIIILGVGHNSKAHAIAYMPLVLSGILLTFRRKYIAGFLLTTVAMGLELVANHYQMTYYLMLLVLILGLAYLVDAYQKKELPHFFKAVGILLGAVILSIGLNATNILATQEYVKESTRGQSELTINADGSPKETSSGLDKSYITEYSYGKLEALNLFIPRIFGGGSHEDVGTDSEYYQFNLKRGATPLQAREIVKQAPTYWGIQPIVEAPAYVGAVILFLFVLGLFLVSGRVKWWLVGGTVLSLLLSFGKHFGLLTDFFIDFVPMYNKFRAVSSIQVILELCIPVLGILGLVELFKETVTNNDKLKALKYSVGITAGLAVLLLLTKSTLFDFVGGNDGYYAQNFGQDFIDAIRADRASMFTQDTLRTLLFVILAAAVVWMYLKQKLSETVVVVSLAILILFDLIGVDKRYVNNDDFRSSSQVNKPFQPNAADLQILKDTTHFRVFDVTSGAARASYFHNSLNGYHAAKLGRYNEVFDFYISKNNINVLNMLNTKYIIAQDEQGAYFPYENTDANGNAWFVNRVQTVENANQEIQELDSLNTKIVAVTTSNSIKYTKNVVDSTATINAIVYKPNYIKYKSNNNQNGFAVFSEIYYADGWNAYIDGNLVPHERVNYILRGLDIPAGTHSIEFKFEPKVIEKGSTIALASSVVFGLLLLIGLFFGFKKGLITKI; translated from the coding sequence ATGTCATTTTCAATTAAACGATTTCTACCACATTTATTAGTTTTTATAGGCTTTGTAATTCTTTCATTAGCTTATTTTAGTCCAGTTTTAAAAGGAAAAGAAATTTTTCAAAGCGACATCATGCATTATATTGGCATGTCTAAGCAACAGAAAGATTTTAAAGCGCAAACGGGTGAAGAAACGTATTGGACTAATAGTGCGTTTGGTGGTATGCCTACTTACCAATTAGGGGCAAAATATCCTCATAATTACATTAAGTCTTTAGATTTAGCAATTCGGTTTTTACCAAGACCAGCCGATTATCTATTTTTATATCTCATCGGGTTTTATGTTCTATTACTGACTTTAAAAGTAGATTTTAAACTTGCTGCTCTAGGAGCTTTAGCATTTGGATTTTCTACCTATTTAATTATTATACTAGGCGTAGGACACAACAGTAAAGCACACGCAATAGCGTATATGCCTTTAGTTTTAAGCGGTATTTTACTCACTTTTAGGCGCAAGTATATTGCTGGGTTTTTGTTAACTACCGTGGCAATGGGATTAGAGTTGGTTGCGAATCATTACCAGATGACCTATTATTTAATGTTGTTGGTATTAATTTTAGGACTTGCTTATTTAGTTGATGCGTATCAGAAAAAAGAACTACCTCATTTTTTTAAGGCTGTTGGAATTTTATTAGGTGCGGTTATACTGTCTATTGGTTTAAATGCAACTAATATTTTAGCCACTCAGGAATATGTAAAAGAGAGTACACGTGGACAAAGTGAATTAACTATTAACGCCGATGGTTCTCCAAAAGAAACGTCTTCTGGCTTAGATAAATCTTACATTACAGAATATAGCTACGGGAAATTAGAAGCTCTAAATTTATTTATTCCTAGAATTTTTGGAGGCGGAAGTCATGAAGATGTTGGTACCGATTCAGAATATTATCAATTTAATTTAAAACGAGGCGCTACACCTTTACAAGCTAGAGAAATTGTTAAACAAGCACCAACATATTGGGGAATTCAACCCATAGTTGAAGCACCAGCGTATGTCGGAGCAGTTATATTGTTTCTATTTGTTTTAGGCTTATTCCTTGTAAGCGGACGTGTAAAATGGTGGTTAGTTGGTGGTACAGTGTTGTCTTTATTGCTTTCTTTTGGAAAACATTTTGGGCTATTAACAGATTTCTTTATCGATTTTGTACCTATGTATAATAAGTTTAGAGCTGTAAGTTCTATACAAGTTATTTTAGAATTGTGTATCCCCGTGTTAGGTATTTTAGGTTTGGTTGAATTATTTAAAGAAACGGTTACAAATAATGATAAACTAAAAGCTTTAAAATATTCGGTTGGAATAACTGCTGGATTAGCTGTACTTTTATTATTAACAAAGTCTACCTTATTTGATTTTGTTGGTGGAAATGATGGTTATTACGCTCAAAATTTTGGTCAAGATTTTATTGATGCTATACGTGCAGACAGAGCTTCTATGTTTACACAAGATACGTTAAGAACATTGTTATTTGTTATACTAGCCGCAGCAGTTGTATGGATGTACTTAAAGCAAAAATTATCAGAAACTGTAGTTGTTGTAAGCCTAGCTATATTAATATTATTTGATTTAATAGGCGTAGATAAACGTTATGTAAACAACGATGATTTTAGATCGTCCAGTCAAGTTAATAAACCTTTTCAGCCCAACGCAGCAGATTTGCAAATTTTAAAAGATACTACCCATTTTAGAGTATTTGATGTTACTTCTGGAGCTGCAAGAGCTTCTTATTTTCATAATTCATTAAATGGATATCATGCAGCGAAACTAGGGCGTTATAATGAGGTATTTGATTTTTATATTTCAAAAAACAACATTAACGTGTTAAATATGTTGAATACCAAATACATTATTGCTCAAGATGAACAAGGTGCATATTTCCCTTACGAAAATACCGATGCTAATGGCAATGCCTGGTTTGTTAATCGTGTACAAACTGTAGAGAATGCTAATCAAGAAATTCAGGAATTGGATAGCTTAAATACTAAAATAGTTGCGGTTACAACTTCAAATTCTATTAAATACACAAAAAATGTAGTAGATTCTACGGCAACTATAAATGCTATTGTTTATAAGCCTAATTATATTAAATATAAGTCTAACAATAACCAAAATGGTTTTGCAGTTTTTTCAGAAATATACTATGCCGATGGTTGGAACGCATATATAGATGGAAATTTAGTGCCTCACGAGCGTGTTAATTATATTTTACGAGGTTTAGATATTCCTGCAGGAACACATAGTATTGAATTTAAATTTGAACCAAAAGTAATAGAGAAAGGTAGTACTATAGCATTAGCTAGTTCTGTAGTTTTTGGTTTACTACTTTTAATTGGACTCTTTTTTGGATTTAAGAAAGGTTTAATTACTAAAATCTAA
- a CDS encoding PLP-dependent cysteine synthase family protein — MEHKNQVFDNVLHLVEETPLIKLNKITSQFNGEFYVKVEAFNPSNSSKDRIALYILEQAEKQGHLKPNNTVIVTSFGDSGFNIAKVSLIKSYDCVVVVSSRFSKSKINLLKTMGARVYVCAAHLSLNHPKSYYNVAKQLQIEIKDSMLINESLEALNIDLQYKSSGPEIWKQTAGKITHLVMCSWFGEAMINTAMYLKAQNPNINILGVDVFSSVINKTKISKAHEDYTFAKTIGKNVTALEIIDEFVNVAAQDSTQTAKCILETEGLYVGHTSGAAMQAVLQLGKAGRFSKTDVVVAIFPDQSTRYINRVSGDTWREDQRYLMSMNRETIEKNQYIK, encoded by the coding sequence ATGGAACATAAAAATCAAGTTTTTGATAACGTATTACATTTAGTTGAAGAAACTCCTTTAATAAAACTAAACAAAATTACGTCTCAATTTAATGGTGAATTTTATGTAAAAGTAGAAGCATTTAACCCTAGTAATTCATCTAAAGATCGTATTGCTTTATATATCCTAGAGCAAGCCGAAAAGCAAGGACATTTAAAACCAAACAATACTGTAATTGTTACTAGTTTTGGAGATTCTGGATTTAATATAGCAAAAGTTAGTCTTATTAAAAGCTATGATTGTGTAGTTGTAGTAAGTTCTAGATTTTCAAAAAGTAAAATAAATTTACTTAAAACAATGGGAGCTAGAGTGTATGTGTGTGCAGCACATTTAAGTCTAAATCACCCAAAGTCGTATTACAACGTTGCAAAACAATTACAAATAGAAATTAAAGATTCTATGCTAATTAATGAATCTTTAGAGGCGTTAAATATAGACTTGCAATATAAGTCTTCTGGTCCTGAAATTTGGAAGCAGACAGCTGGTAAAATAACACATTTGGTAATGTGTAGTTGGTTTGGTGAGGCTATGATTAATACAGCAATGTACTTAAAAGCACAAAACCCCAATATTAATATATTAGGAGTAGATGTTTTTAGTTCAGTAATAAATAAGACTAAAATATCTAAAGCTCACGAAGATTATACTTTTGCAAAAACAATTGGTAAAAATGTTACTGCTTTAGAGATTATAGACGAGTTTGTAAATGTAGCAGCTCAAGACAGTACACAAACGGCAAAATGCATTTTAGAAACAGAAGGGCTTTATGTAGGCCATACTTCTGGAGCAGCAATGCAAGCAGTATTACAATTGGGAAAAGCAGGTCGTTTTTCTAAAACAGATGTCGTGGTTGCCATATTTCCAGATCAGAGCACACGTTATATTAATAGGGTGTCTGGAGATACTTGGAGAGAAGATCAAAGGTATTTAATGAGTATGAATAGAGAAACAATAGAGAAAAATCAATATATAAAGTAA
- a CDS encoding aminotransferase class I/II-fold pyridoxal phosphate-dependent enzyme → MKDLFEKIYKDKGPLGKWASQAEGYFVFPKIEGEISNRMKFQGKDVVTWSINDYLGLANHPEVRKVDAEAGVAYGSAYPMGARMMSGHTDLHEKLQNELAEFVSKEAAYLLNFGYQGMLSTIDALVSKDDIIVYDVDAHACIIDGVRLHMGKRFTYKHNDIESLEKNLERATKMAEHTGGGILVISEGVFGMRGEQGRLKEIVALKEKYNFRFLVDDAHGFGTLGKTGAGAGEEQGVQDGIDVYFATFAKSLASTGAFIAADQEIIDYLKYNLRSQMFAKSLQMQLVVGALKRLDMLRTMPELKAKLWENTNALQSGLKERGFDIGTTQSCVTPVYLKGSIPEAMALVKDLRENYGIFCSIVVYPVIPKGLILLRLIPTATHDLEDVRETLDAFEAIRSRLENGTYKRLSASVAAAME, encoded by the coding sequence ATGAAAGATTTATTTGAAAAAATATATAAGGATAAAGGACCTTTAGGAAAATGGGCGTCTCAAGCAGAAGGGTATTTTGTATTTCCTAAAATTGAAGGTGAGATATCTAACAGAATGAAATTCCAAGGGAAAGATGTAGTGACTTGGAGTATTAATGATTATTTAGGATTAGCAAACCATCCTGAAGTAAGAAAAGTTGATGCAGAAGCTGGAGTAGCTTACGGATCTGCTTATCCAATGGGAGCAAGGATGATGTCTGGTCATACAGATCTTCATGAAAAGTTACAAAATGAGTTAGCTGAATTTGTTAGTAAAGAGGCCGCTTATTTATTAAACTTTGGTTATCAAGGTATGTTATCTACTATTGATGCCTTAGTTTCAAAGGACGATATTATTGTTTACGATGTAGATGCTCATGCATGTATAATTGATGGAGTACGTTTACATATGGGTAAGCGTTTTACTTATAAACATAACGATATTGAAAGCTTAGAAAAAAATCTAGAGCGTGCTACAAAAATGGCAGAACATACTGGAGGAGGAATTTTAGTAATCTCTGAAGGAGTTTTTGGTATGCGTGGAGAACAAGGACGTTTAAAAGAAATTGTTGCCTTAAAAGAAAAGTACAACTTTAGATTTTTGGTAGATGATGCACATGGTTTTGGTACTTTAGGTAAAACTGGTGCAGGAGCAGGTGAGGAGCAAGGAGTGCAAGATGGAATTGATGTTTATTTTGCAACTTTCGCAAAATCTTTAGCTAGTACAGGAGCATTTATAGCAGCCGATCAAGAAATTATAGATTATTTAAAATATAATTTACGCTCTCAAATGTTTGCAAAATCATTGCAAATGCAATTAGTTGTTGGTGCTTTAAAGCGTTTAGATATGCTTAGAACAATGCCAGAACTTAAAGCTAAACTTTGGGAAAACACTAACGCTTTACAATCTGGTTTAAAAGAACGTGGTTTTGATATAGGAACTACACAAAGTTGTGTAACGCCTGTGTACTTAAAAGGAAGTATTCCTGAAGCTATGGCATTAGTGAAAGACTTACGTGAAAATTATGGTATATTTTGTTCTATAGTTGTATATCCTGTGATTCCTAAAGGATTAATTCTTTTAAGATTAATACCAACTGCAACACACGATCTAGAAGATGTAAGAGAAACTTTAGATGCTTTTGAAGCTATTCGTTCACGATTAGAAAACGGAACTTATAAACGTTTATCTGCATCTGTTGCGGCAGCAATGGAATAA